ACCGGCTGGCAAGCGGCGACTTCAAGACGAGACTGCATTTCGGCAAGCCTATTGCCGACCATCCCACCTTCAAGCAGGTAGAAAAAAGTTTCAATCGGGCGGCAGAAGAACTGGATTACACAGAAATGCTGCGCAGTGATTTTATCAACAACTTCTCTCATGAATTTAAGACACCGATCGTTTCTATCGCAGGCTTTGCAAAGCTTTTGCGTCGCGGAAACCTTACGGACGAACAAAAAGAAGAATACCTTGAAGTCATTGAAGAGGAATCGCTTCGGCTTTCTGCCATGGCAAACAATGTATTGAATTTGACTCGGGTGGAAAACCAGACGATCCTGACAGAGGTTACAAGATTTAACCTTTCTGAACAGATTCGTGGAGCCGTCCTGCTGCTTGCAGAAAAATGGACGCCCAAGAACCTGTATATGGATATGCAGTTCGGTGAGCATATGATATGTGCAAATGAAGAACTGCTGAAGCAGGTATGGATCAATCTGCTGGATAATGCAATCAAGTTTTCGGATCCGAACGGCACGGTATCTGTCGATATTTCCGACGGGAGCGAATGCCTTTCAATCTCTGTTTCCAACCACGGCAAAGACATCCCAAAGGACCGTATTGCCCATATCTTCAATAAGTTCTATCAGGCGGATGAGTCACATTCGTCGGAAGGAAACGGCATTGGTCTTGCCGTCGTGAAAAAAGTA
The genomic region above belongs to Vescimonas coprocola and contains:
- a CDS encoding sensor histidine kinase; protein product: MALLISGIVFLTNTIAMLLTIVAIYGLARLGVIETTGGQVGLPELLRFFFYTSLVIGFLLASLTGKIILKPIKRIIDQLDRLASGDFKTRLHFGKPIADHPTFKQVEKSFNRAAEELDYTEMLRSDFINNFSHEFKTPIVSIAGFAKLLRRGNLTDEQKEEYLEVIEEESLRLSAMANNVLNLTRVENQTILTEVTRFNLSEQIRGAVLLLAEKWTPKNLYMDMQFGEHMICANEELLKQVWINLLDNAIKFSDPNGTVSVDISDGSECLSISVSNHGKDIPKDRIAHIFNKFYQADESHSSEGNGIGLAVVKKVCELHGGAVSAKSESGTTTFTVVLPKQQNM